A part of Rattus norvegicus strain BN/NHsdMcwi chromosome 4, GRCr8, whole genome shotgun sequence genomic DNA contains:
- the Prss59 gene encoding protease, serine 59 isoform X3, whose translation MLFHRTIEGIRTKIRLGVYRPNIKNEKEQIHGYSLTVVHPNFDANIRKNDLMLIKLSYPATIDMYVGTIAIAMEPMVFNETCFIPTWTWNHYNNYSDPDTLTWTNQYSRSPSDCWNTLHQQRQETRINIMCIGHSFNVKSSTKEVSAAPAICSGRVHGILSWGKAGITNGSEGFFTEIHPYARWILRVMHSH comes from the exons ATGCTTTTTCATAGAACCATTGAGGGAATAAG aACTAAAATCCGACTGGGAGTTTACCGACCCAACATcaaaaatgagaaagaacagaTACATGGTTACTCATTGACTGTAGTCCACCCCAATTTTGATGCAAATATCCGGAAAAATGACTTGATGCTAATAAAACTCTCATATCCTGCTACTATCGACATGTATGTGGGGACTATAGCCATAGCTATGGAACCAATGGTATTTAATGAAACCTGCTTTATACCCACATGGACCTGGAATCACTACAATAACT ATAGTGATCCTGACACTTTGACATGGACAAATCAGTATTCTCGTTCCCCAAGTGACTGCTGGAATACTCTCCATCAACAGAGACAAGAAACGAGAATAAACATCATGTGCATAGGACATTCATTTAATGTTAAATCTTCAACTAAG GAAGTCTCAGCTGCTCCAGCCATCTGCAGTGGGAGGGTGCATGGAATACTGTCCTGGGGGAAAGCAGGTATAACCAACGGAAGTGAAGGCTTCTTCACTGAAATTCATCCTTATGCAAGATGGATCCTAAGAGTGATGCATTCACACTGA
- the Prss59 gene encoding protease, serine 59 isoform X1: MKTFIIFALLSLAVASYPEVVLKGDQDSDEYLPENFNVPYMAYLKSSPEPCVGTLIDPLWVLTAAHCSLPTKIRLGVYRPNIKNEKEQIHGYSLTVVHPNFDANIRKNDLMLIKLSYPATIDMYVGTIAIAMEPMVFNETCFIPTWTWNHYNNYSDPDTLTWTNQYSRSPSDCWNTLHQQRQETRINIMCIGHSFNVKSSTKEVSAAPAICSGRVHGILSWGKAGITNGSEGFFTEIHPYARWILRVMHSH; encoded by the exons ATGAAGACTTTTATCATCTTTGCTCTCTTGAGTCTAGCAG TAGCTAGTTACCCAGAAGTTGTTCTAAAAGGAGACCAAGATTCAGATGAATATTTACCAGAAAATTTTAATGTCCCTTACATGGCCTATCTGAAGTCCAGCCCAGAGCCTTGTGTTGGAACTCTCATTGACCCTCTGTGGGTGCTCACTGCTGCTCATTGTTCCTTACC aACTAAAATCCGACTGGGAGTTTACCGACCCAACATcaaaaatgagaaagaacagaTACATGGTTACTCATTGACTGTAGTCCACCCCAATTTTGATGCAAATATCCGGAAAAATGACTTGATGCTAATAAAACTCTCATATCCTGCTACTATCGACATGTATGTGGGGACTATAGCCATAGCTATGGAACCAATGGTATTTAATGAAACCTGCTTTATACCCACATGGACCTGGAATCACTACAATAACT ATAGTGATCCTGACACTTTGACATGGACAAATCAGTATTCTCGTTCCCCAAGTGACTGCTGGAATACTCTCCATCAACAGAGACAAGAAACGAGAATAAACATCATGTGCATAGGACATTCATTTAATGTTAAATCTTCAACTAAG GAAGTCTCAGCTGCTCCAGCCATCTGCAGTGGGAGGGTGCATGGAATACTGTCCTGGGGGAAAGCAGGTATAACCAACGGAAGTGAAGGCTTCTTCACTGAAATTCATCCTTATGCAAGATGGATCCTAAGAGTGATGCATTCACACTGA
- the Prss59 gene encoding protease, serine 59 isoform X2, translating to MKIVLFMVHHGAAVASYPEVVLKGDQDSDEYLPENFNVPYMAYLKSSPEPCVGTLIDPLWVLTAAHCSLPTKIRLGVYRPNIKNEKEQIHGYSLTVVHPNFDANIRKNDLMLIKLSYPATIDMYVGTIAIAMEPMVFNETCFIPTWTWNHYNNYSDPDTLTWTNQYSRSPSDCWNTLHQQRQETRINIMCIGHSFNVKSSTKEVSAAPAICSGRVHGILSWGKAGITNGSEGFFTEIHPYARWILRVMHSH from the exons ATGAAGATCGTTCTCTTCATGGTTCACCATGGAGCTGCTG TAGCTAGTTACCCAGAAGTTGTTCTAAAAGGAGACCAAGATTCAGATGAATATTTACCAGAAAATTTTAATGTCCCTTACATGGCCTATCTGAAGTCCAGCCCAGAGCCTTGTGTTGGAACTCTCATTGACCCTCTGTGGGTGCTCACTGCTGCTCATTGTTCCTTACC aACTAAAATCCGACTGGGAGTTTACCGACCCAACATcaaaaatgagaaagaacagaTACATGGTTACTCATTGACTGTAGTCCACCCCAATTTTGATGCAAATATCCGGAAAAATGACTTGATGCTAATAAAACTCTCATATCCTGCTACTATCGACATGTATGTGGGGACTATAGCCATAGCTATGGAACCAATGGTATTTAATGAAACCTGCTTTATACCCACATGGACCTGGAATCACTACAATAACT ATAGTGATCCTGACACTTTGACATGGACAAATCAGTATTCTCGTTCCCCAAGTGACTGCTGGAATACTCTCCATCAACAGAGACAAGAAACGAGAATAAACATCATGTGCATAGGACATTCATTTAATGTTAAATCTTCAACTAAG GAAGTCTCAGCTGCTCCAGCCATCTGCAGTGGGAGGGTGCATGGAATACTGTCCTGGGGGAAAGCAGGTATAACCAACGGAAGTGAAGGCTTCTTCACTGAAATTCATCCTTATGCAAGATGGATCCTAAGAGTGATGCATTCACACTGA
- the Prss3bl1 gene encoding trypsin V-A precursor produces MKICIFFTLLGTVAAFPTEDNDDRIVGGYTCQEHSVPYQVSLNAGSHICGGSLITDQWVLSAAHCYHPQLQVRLGEHNIYEIEGAEQFIDAAKMILHPDYDKWTVDNDIMLIKLKSPATLNSKVSTIPLPQYCPTAGTECLVSGWGVLKFGFESPSVLQCLDAPVLSDSVCHKAYPRQITNNMFCLGFLEGGKDSCQYDSGGPVVCNGEVQGIVSWGDGCALEGKPGVYTKVCNYLNWIHQTIAEN; encoded by the exons ATgaagatttgcattttctttacacTCCTAGGAACTGTCG CTGCTTTCCCCACTGAGGATAACGATGACAGAATTGTTGGGGGCTACACTTGTCAGGAGCATTCTGTCCCCTACCAGGTGTCACTGAATGCTGGATCTCACATATGTGGGGGCTCTCTCATCACTGACCAATGGGTACTGTCTGCTGCTCATTGCTATCATCC CCAACTACAGGTGCGTCTTGGAGAACATAACATTTATGAAATTGAGGGTGCTGAGCAATTCATTGATGCAGCCAAGATGATTCTTCATCCTGACtatgataagtggactgttgatAATGACATCATGCTGATTAAGTTGAAGTCACCAGCCACCCTCAACTCTAAAGTATCTACGATCCCTCTGCCACAGTACTGTCCGACAGCTGGTACTGAGTGCCTGGTGTCTGGCTGGGGTGTTCTGAAATTTGGCT TTGAGAGTCCTTCTGTTCTTCAGTGTCTGGATGCTCCAGTCCTGTCTGATTCTGTTTGTCACAAGGCCTACCCACGTCAGATCACTAACAACATGTTCTGTCTCGGCTTCCTGGAAGGTGGAAAGGACTCTTGCCAG TATGACTCTGGTGGTCCTGTGGTTTGCAATGGAGAAGTCCAAGGTATTGTTTCCTGGGGTGATGGCTGTGCTTTGGAAGGGAAGCCTGGTGTCTACACCAAGGTCTGCAACTACCTGAACTGGATTCATCAGACCATTGCTGAAAACTAA
- the Prss59 gene encoding protease, serine 59 precursor: MKTFIIFALLSLAASYPEVVLKGDQDSDEYLPENFNVPYMAYLKSSPEPCVGTLIDPLWVLTAAHCSLPTKIRLGVYRPNIKNEKEQIHGYSLTVVHPNFDANIRKNDLMLIKLSYPATIDMYVGTIAIAMEPMVFNETCFIPTWTWNHYNNYSDPDTLTWTNQYSRSPSDCWNTLHQQRQETRINIMCIGHSFNVKSSTKEVSAAPAICSGRVHGILSWGKAGITNGSEGFFTEIHPYARWILRVMHSH, encoded by the exons ATGAAGACTTTTATCATCTTTGCTCTCTTGAGTCTAGCAG CTAGTTACCCAGAAGTTGTTCTAAAAGGAGACCAAGATTCAGATGAATATTTACCAGAAAATTTTAATGTCCCTTACATGGCCTATCTGAAGTCCAGCCCAGAGCCTTGTGTTGGAACTCTCATTGACCCTCTGTGGGTGCTCACTGCTGCTCATTGTTCCTTACC aACTAAAATCCGACTGGGAGTTTACCGACCCAACATcaaaaatgagaaagaacagaTACATGGTTACTCATTGACTGTAGTCCACCCCAATTTTGATGCAAATATCCGGAAAAATGACTTGATGCTAATAAAACTCTCATATCCTGCTACTATCGACATGTATGTGGGGACTATAGCCATAGCTATGGAACCAATGGTATTTAATGAAACCTGCTTTATACCCACATGGACCTGGAATCACTACAATAACT ATAGTGATCCTGACACTTTGACATGGACAAATCAGTATTCTCGTTCCCCAAGTGACTGCTGGAATACTCTCCATCAACAGAGACAAGAAACGAGAATAAACATCATGTGCATAGGACATTCATTTAATGTTAAATCTTCAACTAAG GAAGTCTCAGCTGCTCCAGCCATCTGCAGTGGGAGGGTGCATGGAATACTGTCCTGGGGGAAAGCAGGTATAACCAACGGAAGTGAAGGCTTCTTCACTGAAATTCATCCTTATGCAAGATGGATCCTAAGAGTGATGCATTCACACTGA